A portion of the Halopelagius inordinatus genome contains these proteins:
- a CDS encoding UPF0146 family protein: METALRDALSARLARYDRLVEIGVGRAPDVAAALAAAGADVTATDVHEFDLPADVAFVEDDVVAASERTDPGPTYRVDAVYALNLPPELHRPARDVARAADADFLFTTLGFDAPSVPVETESVGDETLYVVPADRREPGAESQR; encoded by the coding sequence GTGGAAACCGCACTCCGAGACGCCCTCTCCGCGCGCCTCGCCCGATACGACCGTCTCGTCGAAATCGGCGTCGGGCGCGCGCCCGACGTGGCCGCCGCACTCGCCGCCGCCGGAGCGGACGTGACCGCGACGGACGTTCACGAGTTCGACCTCCCCGCCGACGTGGCGTTCGTCGAAGACGACGTCGTCGCCGCGAGCGAACGGACCGACCCCGGACCCACCTACCGCGTCGACGCCGTCTACGCGCTGAACCTCCCGCCGGAACTCCACCGCCCGGCGCGCGACGTGGCGCGGGCCGCCGACGCCGACTTCCTCTTTACGACGCTCGGATTCGACGCCCCCTCGGTTCCCGTCGAGACGGAGTCCGTCGGCGACGAGACGCTGTACGTCGTTCCCGCGGACCGACGCGAACCCGGCGCCGAATCACAACGCTAA